The Hypomesus transpacificus isolate Combined female unplaced genomic scaffold, fHypTra1 scaffold_283, whole genome shotgun sequence sequence GGGATAGGGGCTTGGTTGATTGACAGGTCAGTGGTAAATGGGCTGGACGTACTCCGGGGGAAAGTAGCCAACGCGTCCGTGGCAACGGCCCTTCCAGCGCAGTGAATCCGAGCTGTCGAGGACATCGATGACATCACCTCGTAAGAAACGAAGCTGGGATGGGTGGTGGGCGGGGAAGTCAAAAAGGGCGTGGGCATGGTGGGGGCgctggaggagggaagagaagggcaggaggggagagaggagggagaggaggggaggggggagaacatATCGTGTTACAGGTAATGACAGCACACACTGAGGAAGAACAGTTCCTACATAAACATAAACCCCCAGGTCAGACCTCTCCACCTctgcacctctccacctctccacctctgcacctctgcacctctccacctctgcacctctgcacctctccacctctgcaCCTATGCACCTCTGCACCTATGCACCTCTGCACCTctgcacctctccacctctgcacctctccacctctgcacctctgcacctctccacctctgcacctctgcacctctgcacctctccacctctccacctctccacctctgcacctctgcacctctgcacctctgcacctctgcacctctccacctctgcaCCTCTGCACCTATGCACCTATGCACCTATGCCCCTCTGCACCTCTGCACCTctgcacctctccacctctgcacctctccacctctgcacctctgcacctctccacctctgcaCCTATGCACCTAtgcacctctccacctctgcacctctgcacctctccacctctgcaCCTATGCACCTAtgcacctctccacctctgcacctatgcacctctgcacctctgcacctctgcacctctgcacctctccacctctgcacctctgcacctctccacctctgcaCCTCTACAGGTAAGTTCTGCTGACACATAGTTTTTAGTTCAGAACATGTGCGTGCAGGCCAACCCAAGTCAGACTATCATTAACCAGAAAACAAATACACTTCTGATTTGCATAATGCAGCCTAAGTCTCaataaagtggttaacaagtcTAAACAGGCTGAGCACTGTGAATGCAGCTTGACAGGCCACACCCACAGTCCTCTATAGATCCTGTATAAATGCTAGATATATACACTGTGACTGTATACATGATCTATTGCGGTCCTGTCTGTTCCTGTAGCCTCAGGGTGGAGGATGGAGTCTAAGATTAGGATGAAAGGAAATCTACTTCCAGGCTTGATATACCGATGAATGATTTTCTGAGCTTCAGAATCGTGTGTTTCCTGAGAAACAAGACAGTCATGTAAAAGCATAGCATGAATCAAGGGATCTCACAGTGAATAGACAATGCAATGCGAATTTAGAGATAAATTCAGCCAGTTTCAAATAAAAAGCGATGTCTGTCTGTTGTTACAGTGGCCTAGCCCTCCTGCAGtgtaaagagaggagagggcttgGGATGctaacttcctgtctctctccctttcctccaggAGAGATGTTAActtcctgccttcctccctttcctccaggAGAGATgttaacttcctgtctctctccctttcctccaggAGAGATGTTAACTTCCTGCCTCTTTCCCTGTCCTCCAGGAGAGATGCCAACTTCCTGCCTCTTTCCCTGTCCTCCAGGAGAGATGCTAACTTCCTGtcgctctccctgtcctccaggcGAGATGctaacttcctgtctctcattGGCTGGCAGCCgggacacacacatctgtaggTGCACACTGTCATGCGGCTGGTTGGTATTCTAACCAgatcacaaacatgcacacaaaacacacactcacacagctgcTATTTGTACAGTCAACAGTCAGATAAGGATCATGGCTACTTCCCAGGGGCGTCATTAGAccttttttactggggcacgtgccccagtataattctgctgtgccccagtgaaatctaaagtttgagttttaacatttCACTTTATTAGTctgtgcattaatttagattgataatcccggaagaAATAAACGCaatatcccaatcaacgcttgtcaaATCAAAGCAGTCAAATCAagccgaaaacacaaaccgatgcaggCAGAATTCCACATTGCACGCTTTTCTGAGCTGGCccaatagccactgcagcacgcacacagaggtccaggtgtcggactggcacacaagtcagaatcgatgtaggctaagaaaacattaaaaaacgaaagaaagtttctaaatgacaggcctaccgatcatcatattttgacaaataaataaaaacaatattacatgaagcaaaaaaaaacggtatttgctctcaaatgaatgcaaaagAAATTTGCAcactcgcattaactattgatgtccctgccgaagctgatatcaaacttgcgtccctgaactgttgtatagtgggttaagcaaggggagtttctatagcctagtagagCATTGTGTgcagcaagcttggaagaaaaaaagggatatgaataggggcctgtgccccaatATAGCTTTaagtctaacaacgcccctgctaCTTCCTCAATACGCCTGAGCAGCATCGCCTTTCATTATTTCCATGTCAGTTACAGTaaatatgtacacacatacacgtcaGCTCGTCCCGTTTATACACATATATGTGTGTACATATAAGGAGTTGGGTTAGTTAAATCTTGATCCCTCCTAATCTTCTGAAAGTGATGAAATGAAGGTGACAGTGTTGCTCAATGTGAGGAGGTCAGAGAAGAGGAATGAGAGCTTAACTCTCTGTTCCCTTTTCTGAGGACGATAATGTTCTGAGCGTCACAAGAACTCCTCAATGTGCTGCTGCATGATGTGATATGCAGCCATCACGTTTATGATGTGATGTTAGGGGGCGTGGTCGGGGGCGTGGTCGGGGACGTGGCCAACTGTGGTTCAGGAATGCCGATCTGTGGGAACATTGGCATCTTGTCATGAGACAAGATGAGAAATGATTGGCTCTCACCCTGACATCTGCTTATATGAGCCTATGGGATTTCAGTGGATGTGACATCTAAAACTATGTCAAATATCTTGCCACACGTAACATACTTGCATCATGTGCATTATGGGCACAGGGTACTGTTTGTATGTAGCCTGTCTCAAGTTCTACTACAGGGGGTTATGGGGTGGGGTGTGAATTGTGCTTGTAatttgaaggttgccagttcgattcccagccttgcctaatgacgttgtgtccttgggcaaggcacttcaccctatttgcctcgggggaatgtccctgtacttactgtaagtcgctctggataagagcgtctgctaaatgactaaatgtagtgaTCCTAACATGGGGAGCTGAGACAGAGCCCGTCCAGAGGTGGAGCCTGTGGAGAGCAGGGAGCAGCTGCTGAGGAACAGTAAGGGTGGGAATCNNNNNNNNNNNNNNNNNNNNNNNNNNNNNNNNNNNNNNNNNNNNNNNNNNNNNNNNNNNNNNNNNNNNNNNNNNNNNNNNNNNNNNNNNNNNNNNNNNNNNNNNNNNNNNNNNNNNNNNNNNNNNNNNNNNNNNNNNNNNNNNNNNNNNNNNNNNNNNNNNNNNNNNNNNNNNNNNNNNNNNNNNNNNNNNNNNNNNNNNNNNNNNNNNNNNNNNNNNNNNNNNNNNNNNNNNNNNNNNNNNNNNNNNNNNNNNNNNNNNNNNNNNNNNNNNNNNNNNNNNNNNNNNNNNNNNNNNNNNNNNNNNNNNNNNNNNNNNNNNNNNNNNNNNNNNNNNNNNNNNNNNNNNNNNNNNNNNNNNNNNNNNNNNNNNNNNNNNNNNNNNNNNNNNNNNNNNNNNNNNNNNNNNNNNNNNNNNNNNNNNNNNNNNNNNNNNNNNNNNNNNNNNNNNNNNNNNNNNNNNNNNNNNN is a genomic window containing:
- the LOC124463466 gene encoding GRB2-related adapter protein-like, which produces MEAVALYTFRATERDELSFTKGDILKVRETHLTQTQSYLAQDITHTHNTHIRCIGAEVERCRGAEVERCRGAEVERWRGAEVERSDLGVYVYVGTVLPQCVLSLPVTRYVLPPPLLSLLSPLLPFSSLLQRPHHAHALFDFPAHHPSQLRFLRGDVIDVLDSSDSLRWKGRCHGRVGYFPPEYVQPIYH